A genomic stretch from Croceibacterium aestuarii includes:
- a CDS encoding biotin carboxyl carrier protein: protein MAELQIVETSLRDGNQCLWGALGIDTAKTLTIAPVMERAGYRAIDFTTSTHMGVAVRYKQEDPWERIRAMAQICRNTPLQFLSTGFRFIAWETASPEFMELAFRTLAGNGIRRFALADPNNDAASNVEVAKLVKRAGGEQVVGALVFTLSPIHDDAHYAEAARIMAASPDIGSLYIKDPGGLLSAKRASTLIPAIMAEIGDKPLELHNHCTTGLAEPACLEAADLGVAAVQCASGGAADGTSNPPITRMIANLKAMGHSVDIDEEAAREVAEYFTALAEAEGLPMGRPMHFDAAYLRHQLPGGMVGTMRRHLADHGVPELESKVIDEMGRVREELGWPIVMTPFAQMLQTQAMLNVTGKERYGVIPDEIIRYALGRFGRPNVPIADEVMDRIMANPRTKELEAEPGMAELSDLRKRIGSNLSDEEFLLRATMPANLVDAMRKAGPAPREYDPSTVAVMNLMRDVLKRSDIDGIAIEKDEFKLELEA, encoded by the coding sequence GTGGCTGAGCTCCAGATCGTCGAAACTAGCTTGCGCGATGGCAACCAGTGCCTGTGGGGCGCGCTGGGCATCGATACCGCCAAGACGCTTACCATAGCTCCGGTGATGGAGCGCGCCGGCTATCGCGCGATCGACTTCACCACCAGCACGCACATGGGTGTGGCCGTCCGCTATAAGCAAGAGGACCCGTGGGAGCGGATTCGCGCCATGGCGCAGATCTGCAGGAACACACCCTTGCAGTTTCTCTCGACGGGCTTCCGCTTCATCGCCTGGGAGACCGCGAGCCCCGAGTTCATGGAATTGGCCTTTCGCACGCTGGCGGGCAATGGCATCCGCCGCTTCGCGCTGGCCGATCCCAACAACGATGCGGCATCGAACGTCGAGGTTGCAAAGCTGGTAAAGCGCGCGGGCGGCGAACAGGTCGTCGGCGCGCTGGTCTTCACGCTCAGCCCGATCCACGACGATGCGCATTATGCAGAGGCGGCGCGAATCATGGCGGCCAGCCCCGACATCGGATCGCTCTATATCAAGGACCCGGGCGGGCTGCTGTCGGCCAAGCGCGCGAGCACGCTGATCCCGGCAATCATGGCCGAAATCGGCGACAAGCCGCTCGAACTGCACAACCACTGCACCACCGGCCTCGCCGAGCCGGCCTGCCTCGAGGCCGCCGACCTCGGCGTGGCGGCGGTGCAGTGCGCCAGCGGCGGCGCCGCCGACGGGACCAGCAACCCGCCGATCACCCGGATGATCGCCAACCTCAAGGCGATGGGCCATAGTGTCGACATCGACGAGGAGGCCGCTCGCGAGGTGGCCGAATATTTTACCGCGCTAGCGGAAGCGGAAGGTCTGCCGATGGGCCGTCCGATGCACTTCGATGCGGCCTACCTGCGCCATCAGCTGCCCGGCGGCATGGTCGGCACGATGCGCCGCCATCTCGCCGACCACGGCGTGCCCGAGCTGGAAAGCAAGGTGATCGACGAGATGGGGCGCGTACGCGAGGAGCTCGGCTGGCCGATCGTGATGACCCCGTTCGCCCAGATGCTGCAAACCCAGGCCATGCTCAACGTCACCGGCAAGGAGCGCTACGGCGTGATCCCCGACGAGATCATCCGCTATGCGCTCGGCAGGTTCGGCCGGCCCAACGTGCCCATCGCTGACGAGGTGATGGACCGGATCATGGCCAATCCGCGCACCAAGGAGCTCGAGGCCGAACCCGGCATGGCCGAACTTTCGGACCTCAGGAAACGGATCGGCAGCAATCTTTCCGACGAGGAATTCCTGCTGCGCGCGACGATGCCGGCGAACCTCGTCGATGCGATGCGGAAAGCCGGCCCGGCGCCGCGCGAATACGATCCCTCAACCGTGGCGGTGATGAACCTCATGCGCGACGTCCTCAAGCGCTCCGATATCGACGGAATTGCAATCGAGAAGGACGAGTTCAAACTGGAACTCGAAGCGTGA
- a CDS encoding HAD-IIA family hydrolase: MNSNRSPVPPKGFMFDLDGTLILSDRKLGGYTVIPGAAETLAALDERGVPWIAMTNGSAYPASVQGPKLRAVGLPIPDERLFTPNSVAARATVERGYERVLVLGTSGVSDALEQLGVPCVDPASADAHSADAVYVAWHPDCTMTDIHLACERVLEGAAFLTASDIPYFAARDGRAFGYSCAINGAVARITGREPEACGKPSALALRLVAEQLGVAENEVGVVGDDAKAEIEMAHYGGATGIAVTSGSTSRDEWEAQTADRKPDLILENVADLLTTGWLD; encoded by the coding sequence TTGAATTCCAACCGCTCCCCTGTCCCGCCCAAGGGCTTCATGTTCGACCTCGACGGCACGCTGATCCTCAGCGACCGCAAGCTCGGCGGATATACCGTCATCCCGGGCGCCGCAGAAACGCTCGCCGCCCTCGACGAGCGCGGCGTCCCGTGGATCGCGATGACCAACGGCAGCGCCTATCCGGCATCGGTTCAAGGCCCGAAGCTGCGCGCCGTCGGTCTGCCGATCCCCGACGAGCGTCTCTTCACGCCAAATTCGGTCGCCGCCCGAGCCACGGTGGAGCGTGGCTACGAGCGCGTTCTCGTTCTCGGCACATCGGGGGTGTCCGATGCGCTCGAACAGCTTGGCGTGCCATGCGTCGATCCCGCATCGGCCGATGCGCATTCGGCGGATGCGGTTTACGTGGCCTGGCATCCCGACTGCACGATGACCGATATCCACCTGGCCTGCGAGCGGGTACTCGAGGGAGCCGCCTTCCTGACGGCCTCCGACATCCCCTATTTCGCGGCACGGGACGGCCGCGCATTCGGATACAGCTGCGCGATCAACGGCGCAGTCGCGCGGATTACCGGAAGAGAGCCAGAGGCTTGCGGCAAACCCTCGGCGCTCGCGCTGCGTCTGGTTGCCGAACAGCTAGGCGTGGCGGAAAACGAGGTTGGCGTCGTGGGTGACGATGCCAAGGCAGAAATCGAGATGGCGCATTACGGCGGGGCCACCGGAATCGCCGTCACCAGCGGCTCGACCTCCCGCGATGAGTGGGAAGCCCAGACGGCTGACCGCAAGCCGGACCTGATCCTCGAGAATGTGGCCGACCTGCTGACGACCGGCTGGCTCGACTAG
- a CDS encoding glycoside hydrolase family 3 protein, translating into MTMQTRVSSAAFGCAALAAILTQGCVPNVGAQAPQPAIEARVKPVLRIDGFRFRDLDANGRLDPYEDWRLDDQARARDLASRMTVAEKVGTLMHATLPGLEGELGAAAAYDMKALGALVNDKHITSFITRLSLPPAGLAAQNNAVQELGEGSRLGIPVTVSTDPRNHFQFVLGASAEAKGNTQWAELLGFGALGDAELVRRFGRIAAREYRALGIHMALSPQLDLATEPRWARGSGTFGSNAALTSRLGAAYVAGFQGGDDGLARDGVMTVVKHWVGYGAEPEGFDAHNWYGRLARPGKFLPLHIEAFRGALAAKTAGVMPAYPIMADTTLDGQPLEPVGPGFSEQLLGGLLRGTFGYNGIVLSDWAITRDCNERCRAPTAAAPQRPQDISTAWGVEDLTVRQRYVKGLAAGLDQFGGTDDVGPLLAAVVGGEVSEARLDVSVIRVLLPKFRLGLFENPYVDPARAQAAAGTPEDFALAARTQREAQVLLKDKGVLPLKPGARVWLSGMDAAAARAAGLTVVGDPAQADVAIVRAQTPSELLHPYHFFGRLYHEGRLDFRPGDEAYEALLQAEAHVPTVLAIFLDRPAVLTSVEPLTDVILGNFGASDAAVLDVLTGKATAKGRLPFELPRSMAAVEAQDPAAPDDSKNPLYPRGAGIVR; encoded by the coding sequence ATGACCATGCAGACCCGGGTTTCGTCCGCCGCCTTTGGCTGCGCGGCTCTTGCGGCCATTCTAACGCAAGGATGCGTACCCAATGTCGGCGCACAGGCGCCGCAGCCCGCGATCGAGGCGCGGGTTAAGCCCGTACTGCGCATCGACGGATTTCGGTTCCGCGATCTCGACGCCAACGGCCGACTCGATCCCTACGAGGACTGGCGCCTCGACGATCAGGCGCGGGCCCGCGATCTCGCCTCGCGCATGACCGTGGCGGAAAAGGTCGGCACGCTGATGCACGCGACCTTGCCGGGGCTGGAGGGCGAGCTCGGCGCGGCGGCGGCATACGACATGAAGGCGCTCGGCGCGCTCGTTAACGACAAGCACATCACCAGCTTCATCACCCGCCTCTCGCTCCCGCCCGCGGGCCTCGCGGCGCAGAACAACGCGGTCCAGGAGCTGGGCGAAGGATCGCGGCTCGGCATCCCCGTCACCGTGAGCACCGATCCGCGCAATCATTTTCAGTTCGTGCTCGGCGCTTCGGCAGAGGCCAAGGGCAATACCCAGTGGGCCGAACTGCTCGGCTTCGGCGCGCTAGGCGACGCCGAGCTCGTCCGCCGCTTCGGGCGCATCGCCGCGCGCGAGTACCGTGCGCTGGGCATTCACATGGCGCTCTCCCCGCAGCTCGATCTCGCGACCGAGCCGCGCTGGGCTCGCGGTAGCGGCACATTCGGCAGCAACGCCGCGCTCACCAGCCGGCTCGGCGCGGCCTATGTCGCCGGCTTCCAGGGCGGTGACGACGGGCTTGCCCGCGACGGGGTGATGACGGTGGTCAAGCACTGGGTCGGATACGGCGCGGAGCCCGAGGGGTTCGATGCGCACAACTGGTACGGCCGTCTCGCCCGGCCGGGGAAATTCCTTCCCCTGCATATCGAAGCGTTCCGCGGCGCATTGGCGGCGAAGACCGCGGGTGTCATGCCGGCCTATCCGATCATGGCCGACACCACGCTCGACGGGCAGCCGCTCGAACCAGTGGGGCCGGGCTTCAGCGAGCAGCTGCTGGGCGGACTGCTGCGCGGCACGTTCGGCTACAACGGCATCGTGCTGTCCGACTGGGCGATTACCCGCGACTGCAACGAGCGCTGCCGCGCGCCCACTGCGGCAGCCCCGCAGCGCCCGCAGGACATCTCTACAGCCTGGGGCGTCGAGGACCTGACGGTGCGACAACGCTATGTGAAGGGCCTTGCCGCCGGGCTCGACCAGTTCGGCGGGACCGACGATGTGGGGCCGTTGCTGGCCGCGGTGGTCGGGGGCGAAGTGTCCGAGGCCCGGCTCGATGTATCGGTCATCCGCGTGCTGCTGCCCAAATTCCGCCTCGGGCTGTTCGAGAACCCCTATGTCGATCCAGCCAGGGCGCAGGCCGCCGCGGGGACTCCGGAGGACTTTGCGCTCGCCGCGCGGACCCAGCGCGAGGCGCAGGTCCTCCTCAAGGACAAGGGCGTGCTGCCGCTCAAGCCCGGCGCAAGGGTCTGGCTCTCCGGGATGGACGCCGCCGCCGCTCGCGCCGCGGGTCTGACGGTTGTCGGCGACCCGGCGCAGGCGGATGTCGCCATCGTCCGCGCACAAACGCCCTCGGAGTTGCTGCACCCCTATCACTTCTTCGGCCGGCTTTACCATGAGGGCCGGCTCGACTTCCGGCCCGGCGACGAAGCCTACGAGGCACTGCTGCAGGCCGAGGCACATGTTCCCACGGTGCTGGCGATCTTCCTCGACCGCCCGGCGGTGCTGACCAGCGTCGAGCCGCTCACCGACGTGATCCTCGGCAACTTCGGGGCGAGCGACGCTGCGGTGCTCGACGTGCTGACCGGCAAGGCGACCGCCAAGGGGCGCCTGCCATTCGAACTCCCGCGTTCGATGGCGGCGGTCGAGGCGCAGGACCCGGCGGCGCCTGACGACAGCAAGAACCCGCTCTACCCGCGCGGCGCCGGAATCGTGCGCTAG
- a CDS encoding LacI family DNA-binding transcriptional regulator, with amino-acid sequence MARRRQAVTIKHVAADAGVSLQTVSRVINDEPNVRPEMKQRVQASIDKLGYVPSIAAQRMSGSRSYLILALNDRERTVADWRARAGTDWVDQMLLGGMLKCAEHGYRLLIELVDTHNDHVERELSAALAALRPDGVILTQPHSENPLIIGLLSKQGIPFVRIGSRGSGAGIVVQMDDERSARLATDHLLGRGHERIGLIAGPEEYGVSGWRIDGWRAAMAEAGVTTAGLLARGDFTFASGEKAARDLLGSPRRPTAIIASNDQMALATLKVARELGLDVPRDLSLISFDNTPTIRFTQPGLTAIDQPIAETVSKAVELIIAAQRGEDLPEQPVIVSGSLVERGSVSAPAG; translated from the coding sequence ATGGCTAGGCGCAGGCAGGCTGTAACGATCAAGCATGTCGCTGCCGATGCGGGCGTGTCGTTGCAGACGGTCAGCCGCGTCATCAACGACGAGCCCAACGTCCGCCCGGAAATGAAGCAGCGGGTGCAGGCCTCGATCGACAAGCTCGGCTACGTCCCCTCGATCGCCGCGCAGCGAATGAGCGGCTCGCGCTCGTACCTGATCCTCGCCCTCAACGATCGCGAGCGAACCGTCGCCGACTGGCGCGCGCGCGCGGGCACCGATTGGGTCGACCAGATGCTTCTTGGCGGCATGCTCAAGTGCGCCGAGCACGGGTATCGCCTTCTCATAGAGCTGGTCGATACCCACAACGACCACGTCGAGCGCGAGCTGTCCGCGGCGCTGGCCGCGTTGCGGCCCGATGGCGTGATCCTGACGCAGCCGCATTCGGAAAACCCCCTGATCATCGGATTGCTCTCCAAACAGGGCATTCCGTTCGTGCGCATCGGCTCGCGCGGCAGCGGTGCGGGCATCGTGGTGCAGATGGACGACGAGCGGTCGGCGCGGCTCGCCACCGACCACCTGCTCGGCCGCGGTCACGAGCGGATCGGACTGATCGCCGGGCCGGAAGAGTACGGCGTGAGCGGCTGGCGCATCGACGGCTGGCGCGCGGCGATGGCCGAAGCGGGCGTCACGACCGCGGGCCTTCTGGCGCGAGGCGACTTCACCTTCGCGTCGGGCGAGAAGGCGGCGCGCGACCTGCTTGGCTCTCCCCGCCGCCCCACCGCCATCATCGCCAGCAACGACCAGATGGCCCTGGCCACGCTCAAAGTCGCGCGCGAACTCGGCCTTGACGTGCCCCGCGATCTTTCACTCATCAGCTTCGACAACACTCCGACGATACGCTTCACCCAACCCGGGCTGACCGCAATCGACCAGCCGATCGCCGAGACCGTATCGAAGGCCGTCGAACTGATCATCGCCGCGCAGCGGGGCGAGGACTTGCCCGAACAGCCCGTGATCGTGTCCGGCAGCCTCGTGGAACGCGGCTCGGTCTCGGCGCCAGCGGGGTGA
- a CDS encoding MFS transporter: MPADLATRNQSTRFLLLYALAWAGGSVSYVPFLSILLPVRVSAVAPGASVEWLAQIAFVGAVAASLGNIGFGWLSDKTGSRRGLIVAGVAISSTLLVTMPITPDYGRLLLHIVAWQLSLNLMLAPLAAWAGDCIPHHQKGVLGGLIAFAPAIGAMSGALVTMPGLASGDGRLWLVAVLVPLCVLPAVLMGKPRPFPDLLHSGAAAVPLHQKLAHLLHSAVGRMWIARLLIQIAESALFAYLYVWLRTLDESVGDNDTARLFSIVLAGSVPIAFLAGYWSDRSGRPARPLVVGTALSATGLVVMGLAGSVPVAVAGYCIFGLTSTAFLSLHSAQTLRFLSRPEHRGRDLGLFNLTNTVPSLVMPWLALALVPVFGFGALFFLLAGFAAASSMLLLSLSRHA, from the coding sequence ATGCCCGCTGACCTGGCGACGCGAAACCAGTCGACCCGCTTCCTGCTGCTCTATGCCCTGGCGTGGGCCGGGGGCTCGGTTTCCTACGTTCCGTTCCTGTCCATCCTGTTGCCGGTTCGGGTCAGTGCGGTGGCCCCCGGGGCCAGCGTCGAGTGGCTGGCGCAGATCGCCTTCGTGGGCGCCGTGGCGGCCAGCCTCGGCAATATCGGTTTCGGATGGCTGAGCGACAAGACGGGCAGCCGCAGGGGACTGATCGTCGCCGGGGTGGCGATTTCCAGCACGCTGCTGGTGACCATGCCGATCACCCCGGACTATGGCCGGCTGCTGCTGCACATCGTCGCGTGGCAGCTGTCGCTCAACCTCATGCTCGCCCCGCTCGCCGCCTGGGCGGGGGACTGCATCCCGCACCATCAGAAGGGGGTCCTGGGCGGCCTGATCGCCTTCGCCCCGGCCATCGGCGCGATGTCGGGAGCCCTCGTGACCATGCCGGGTCTGGCGAGCGGCGACGGCAGGCTGTGGCTGGTCGCCGTCCTTGTCCCGCTGTGCGTGCTGCCGGCGGTGCTGATGGGCAAACCGCGTCCGTTCCCCGACCTGTTGCACAGCGGCGCCGCGGCCGTGCCGCTGCACCAAAAGCTCGCCCACCTCCTGCACTCCGCGGTCGGCAGAATGTGGATCGCGCGATTGCTGATCCAGATCGCCGAATCCGCACTGTTCGCCTATCTCTACGTCTGGCTGCGAACGCTCGACGAAAGTGTCGGCGACAACGACACAGCGCGCCTGTTCAGCATCGTTCTCGCCGGATCGGTTCCCATCGCGTTCCTTGCCGGGTACTGGTCGGATCGAAGCGGCCGCCCGGCCCGGCCGCTGGTCGTCGGGACGGCGCTCTCGGCCACCGGCCTGGTGGTCATGGGCCTTGCCGGTTCGGTGCCGGTCGCAGTCGCCGGATATTGCATCTTCGGACTAACCTCGACCGCGTTCCTTTCGCTCCATTCTGCGCAAACGCTTCGTTTCCTCTCGCGGCCGGAGCACCGAGGCCGCGATCTCGGGCTTTTCAACCTGACCAATACCGTGCCTTCGCTGGTCATGCCGTGGCTGGCCCTGGCCCTGGTACCAGTCTTCGGCTTCGGCGCGCTGTTCTTCCTTCTGGCCGGCTTCGCCGCCGCCTCGAGCATGCTGCTGCTTTCGCTATCGCGGCATGCCTGA
- a CDS encoding nuclear transport factor 2 family protein, whose amino-acid sequence MPRISNLRLAAVLFVVLTPCAPIQAQAPTPAQLDATARDVTRLESLRAVKDLQRSYAQYAQFGLWNDMADLFSPHGKIVWGDEVVEGRSAIARWIAAHGGPASDPGALNTELIDDPLVNLSVDGQSAKGRWRGLALRGDGKGRAWMEGGLYENEYVLEGGRWKIATLHYYPQYEGDYRTGWSNVGQKSLPIIPYHFRVDETGIPVPNPQGPPPASGATVMALSNRVANLNDQDDIRNLQNAYGYYVDMRMWDDVTDLFAADGMIDIGGKVYKGKAGVREAMQQMGPQGLSHGILNDHLPFDTLVSVMPGGLEAFTRGTELAMIGDADAGTSSWQVNVFRNRFVREDGLWKIREMRITPVMDADHGTGWGTGGRLGAVRPPMPAWLGPNPATGKPVATAGFKLADTKALSGPAPEGSRPETTDLSDVQRRLLRSLAWDGTENVSSAYGNCLDDFQWPCMSGIFAEKGNKQSPFAGYYFGRDRIAGAATAMYGKTPDPSTVMRERLAVHWRIAPVINVSHDGRSALLRTYLFHPNTGKYDASSGEPNKPGSIQTGMYPNDQVVLEDGIWRLWTLTIDEPYMMMPDWQGGWSAAKPPAPGGGMRASPLLQRYPPDLLLTDLGRREEGFAGGTGTKIDWPGILPMWFHYRNPVSGREPPHYWPDCVPCEIRPEVRLTSNGYQMPPTGPSVDGVELTLPDPADAPKAVK is encoded by the coding sequence ATGCCTCGGATTAGCAACCTCCGCCTCGCCGCGGTTCTTTTCGTCGTCCTGACGCCGTGTGCGCCAATCCAGGCCCAGGCGCCAACACCCGCCCAGCTCGACGCAACGGCGCGCGATGTGACCCGGCTTGAATCGCTGCGAGCGGTCAAGGACTTGCAACGCAGCTACGCGCAATACGCCCAGTTCGGCCTGTGGAACGACATGGCCGACCTGTTTTCGCCGCACGGCAAGATCGTTTGGGGGGACGAGGTCGTCGAGGGCCGCAGCGCGATTGCCAGGTGGATCGCCGCCCATGGCGGGCCGGCGTCCGATCCGGGCGCGCTCAACACCGAACTGATCGACGATCCGCTGGTGAACCTGTCGGTCGATGGCCAGTCGGCCAAGGGACGCTGGCGCGGCCTCGCCTTGCGCGGCGACGGCAAGGGCCGTGCATGGATGGAAGGCGGACTGTACGAAAACGAATACGTGCTCGAAGGCGGTCGCTGGAAGATCGCCACCCTGCACTACTACCCGCAATACGAAGGCGATTACCGAACTGGCTGGAGCAATGTCGGGCAGAAGAGCCTGCCGATCATCCCGTATCACTTTAGGGTAGACGAGACCGGCATTCCGGTACCCAACCCGCAAGGTCCGCCGCCGGCCAGCGGCGCCACAGTCATGGCGCTGTCGAACCGCGTTGCGAACCTCAATGACCAGGACGACATCCGCAACCTGCAGAACGCCTACGGCTACTACGTCGATATGCGCATGTGGGACGACGTGACCGACCTGTTCGCCGCGGACGGGATGATCGATATCGGCGGCAAGGTGTACAAGGGCAAGGCCGGGGTCCGCGAGGCGATGCAACAGATGGGGCCGCAAGGTCTCAGCCACGGCATCCTGAACGACCACCTGCCGTTCGACACCCTGGTAAGCGTCATGCCGGGCGGCCTCGAGGCCTTCACCCGCGGTACCGAATTGGCCATGATCGGCGACGCCGACGCCGGCACGTCGAGTTGGCAGGTGAACGTATTCCGCAACCGGTTCGTACGCGAGGATGGACTGTGGAAGATTCGCGAGATGCGGATCACACCGGTGATGGACGCCGATCACGGCACAGGCTGGGGCACCGGCGGCAGGCTGGGGGCCGTCAGGCCGCCCATGCCGGCGTGGCTGGGGCCCAATCCGGCCACGGGCAAGCCGGTCGCAACCGCCGGTTTCAAACTTGCGGACACGAAGGCGCTCAGCGGCCCCGCGCCCGAGGGTTCGCGTCCCGAGACTACCGACCTGTCGGACGTGCAGCGCCGGCTGCTGCGCTCGCTGGCATGGGACGGAACAGAGAACGTCTCGTCCGCCTACGGCAATTGCCTCGACGACTTCCAGTGGCCGTGCATGTCGGGGATCTTCGCGGAAAAGGGCAACAAGCAATCGCCGTTCGCGGGCTACTACTTCGGCCGCGACCGGATCGCGGGCGCCGCGACGGCGATGTACGGCAAGACGCCCGATCCTTCGACCGTGATGCGCGAAAGACTGGCGGTCCACTGGCGCATCGCGCCTGTGATCAACGTTTCGCACGACGGCCGTTCGGCGCTTCTCAGGACTTATCTCTTCCACCCGAACACCGGAAAATACGATGCATCGAGCGGCGAGCCCAACAAGCCCGGCTCGATCCAGACCGGGATGTATCCCAACGATCAGGTCGTGCTGGAAGACGGCATCTGGCGGCTGTGGACGCTGACCATCGACGAGCCTTACATGATGATGCCCGACTGGCAGGGCGGCTGGTCGGCAGCCAAGCCGCCCGCTCCCGGTGGCGGGATGCGCGCCAGCCCCTTGCTGCAACGCTATCCGCCCGACCTCCTGCTGACCGATCTGGGCCGACGCGAAGAAGGGTTTGCTGGGGGCACCGGCACCAAGATCGACTGGCCTGGCATCCTCCCGATGTGGTTCCACTATCGCAACCCGGTGAGCGGCCGGGAGCCGCCGCATTACTGGCCCGACTGTGTTCCCTGCGAAATCAGGCCGGAGGTCCGATTGACCAGCAACGGTTACCAGATGCCGCCAACCGGCCCCTCGGTCGACGGTGTGGAACTGACCCTTCCGGATCCGGCCGATGCACCGAAGGCGGTAAAGTAG
- a CDS encoding SDR family oxidoreductase, whose product MNMLDPLFSLTGKIALVTGGGRGIGAMIARGLVGRGVRTYITGRDPGQIDAFAQELAGPGGECIGLAAELSDQSGPGKLAEQLAEREERLHILVNNAGANAAGSLAAMTVEDWDLVMNVNVRAAFFLTQQLLPQLRAAANDDDPARVINVGSIGGLHIPNWEAHAYNTSKAAIHHLTRSLCKALGRDRVTVNAIAPGPFPSGLTDTSSDAVKNSIATHVPLGRPGTAEDAEGAVVFLASRAGAYVNGTTIPLDGGYIAAL is encoded by the coding sequence ATGAATATGCTCGACCCGCTTTTTTCGCTGACCGGCAAGATTGCTCTCGTTACCGGCGGCGGCCGGGGTATCGGCGCGATGATCGCCCGCGGGCTCGTCGGGCGGGGTGTGAGAACGTATATCACCGGGCGCGACCCGGGCCAGATCGACGCGTTCGCGCAAGAGCTGGCCGGTCCGGGCGGTGAGTGCATCGGCCTGGCGGCCGAACTCAGCGACCAAAGCGGCCCCGGGAAGCTCGCGGAGCAACTCGCCGAACGAGAGGAACGTCTTCACATACTGGTCAACAACGCGGGCGCGAACGCAGCCGGCAGCCTGGCCGCCATGACGGTGGAGGACTGGGACCTGGTCATGAACGTCAATGTTCGGGCGGCGTTCTTCCTCACCCAGCAATTGCTGCCGCAACTCCGGGCAGCGGCAAACGACGACGACCCTGCCCGGGTTATCAACGTCGGCTCGATCGGCGGGCTGCACATTCCCAATTGGGAGGCGCATGCCTACAACACTTCGAAGGCCGCGATCCATCACCTGACCCGGTCGCTATGCAAGGCGCTGGGCAGGGACCGCGTCACCGTCAACGCCATCGCGCCAGGGCCATTTCCGTCCGGACTGACCGACACGAGTTCCGATGCGGTGAAGAACAGCATTGCGACACACGTCCCGCTTGGCCGCCCGGGGACCGCCGAAGATGCCGAAGGCGCGGTGGTATTTCTCGCCTCGCGCGCCGGCGCTTATGTCAATGGAACGACCATTCCGCTCGACGGCGGCTATATCGCCGCACTCTGA
- a CDS encoding DUF1330 domain-containing protein: MHAKPFVALVGAAALAACAAGALSSAALPPPKAYVVAEITVKDLAAYRRYAAAAFPIIQKYGGTFLTRGGTTVAVEGTPPAERVMIIEFASLAQAKVFEYSPEYEAIAPLRQSSADSRLFIIEGTADARASKP, encoded by the coding sequence ATGCATGCGAAGCCTTTCGTCGCGCTCGTGGGCGCCGCCGCGCTGGCAGCCTGTGCCGCCGGCGCACTTTCGTCCGCTGCACTGCCCCCGCCGAAGGCCTATGTCGTAGCCGAGATTACGGTGAAGGATCTCGCCGCCTATCGGCGATATGCCGCCGCCGCTTTCCCGATCATCCAGAAATACGGCGGCACATTCCTGACCCGGGGCGGAACGACCGTGGCCGTCGAAGGCACGCCGCCGGCCGAGCGTGTGATGATCATCGAATTTGCGAGCCTGGCACAGGCCAAGGTGTTCGAATATTCGCCTGAGTACGAGGCGATAGCGCCGCTTCGGCAATCCTCGGCGGACAGCCGGCTGTTCATTATCGAGGGTACGGCGGATGCCAGGGCCAGCAAGCCGTGA
- a CDS encoding helix-turn-helix domain-containing protein, with the protein MGFEDVGVERQTHSEKGGSIRSVERAIDVLRALNRRPFSTLHDLHCDTGLPKPSLVRLLRTLEAKGLATRSSTYGAYRLLGSVKSLSSGFHHEPRIVEVAEIPMIEFTRREGWPLSLALFDLDAMVVRACTIRFTAMSLEHAALERRLSLLSHAMGRAYLAHSARHEQEILLSILRRNQQSGVEPPMDDEAVSAMIARVRECGYAFRDPLCNPRSSTIAVPVFENGSVLATLGFTWISAAMTPRQAAERYVPGLTGLAREISAQLEGPSPEPFAPQPAPIGSLRSGPRTAAPMFLEAAT; encoded by the coding sequence ATGGGATTCGAGGACGTCGGAGTGGAGCGGCAAACTCACAGCGAAAAGGGAGGCAGCATTCGCTCGGTCGAACGGGCGATCGATGTCCTGCGGGCGCTCAACCGGCGTCCGTTTTCGACACTCCACGACCTACATTGCGACACCGGCTTGCCGAAGCCTTCGCTCGTGCGGCTTTTGCGTACGCTCGAGGCGAAAGGCCTGGCCACCCGGTCTTCGACGTACGGGGCCTACCGGCTGCTCGGCAGCGTCAAGTCGCTTTCCAGCGGCTTTCATCATGAACCGCGGATCGTCGAGGTGGCCGAAATCCCAATGATCGAATTCACCCGGCGCGAGGGGTGGCCGCTGTCGCTGGCCCTGTTCGACCTCGATGCCATGGTGGTGCGCGCCTGCACCATCAGGTTCACCGCGATGTCGCTCGAACACGCCGCGCTCGAACGACGCCTGAGCCTGCTGTCGCACGCTATGGGGCGCGCTTATCTTGCCCACAGCGCTCGCCACGAGCAGGAAATTCTGCTGTCGATCCTGCGACGCAACCAGCAATCGGGCGTTGAGCCGCCGATGGACGATGAAGCGGTCTCCGCGATGATCGCTCGGGTTCGCGAGTGCGGCTACGCCTTTCGAGACCCGTTGTGCAACCCGCGCTCGTCGACGATTGCGGTGCCGGTTTTCGAGAACGGAAGCGTTCTCGCCACCTTGGGATTCACCTGGATTTCTGCGGCCATGACGCCGCGCCAGGCGGCGGAGCGCTATGTACCCGGGCTCACCGGCTTGGCCCGGGAGATTTCGGCGCAGCTGGAGGGTCCCTCACCAGAACCGTTCGCCCCGCAACCCGCGCCAATCGGCAGCCTGCGAAGTGGGCCTCGAACCGCTGCGCCGATGTTTCTTGAAGCCGCGACCTAA